In one Candidatus Poribacteria bacterium genomic region, the following are encoded:
- a CDS encoding phytanoyl-CoA dioxygenase family protein, with the protein MASEQTGLTPAQKTSYEENGYLILESVLAPEECETFVEHIEDLHAGRKHLEGFFQQDKYGARTFNQHLYDPRVLDLLIDSRLHKPLSDCFGGEPEGVQSMHFFEGSEHPLHQDQYYLPDCMSAWIAMVRVDEDNGPLIVQPGSHRGRLITKSDVPMTLQPGETYELQQHNRYFPAVKQVFRENGKDAVEVMVNPGDVVLFDGKLIHGGAKVLKPGTRRHALACHYIPYASENWERDWPRISFDGSRRIHYQ; encoded by the coding sequence ATGGCATCTGAACAGACAGGTTTGACACCTGCGCAAAAAACGTCCTACGAGGAAAACGGGTATCTCATCCTTGAAAGTGTCCTTGCGCCCGAAGAGTGCGAGACCTTCGTTGAACATATAGAAGACCTTCACGCGGGACGTAAGCACCTTGAAGGTTTTTTTCAACAGGATAAATACGGCGCAAGGACCTTCAATCAGCATCTCTACGACCCGCGCGTATTGGATTTACTTATTGACTCCCGCTTGCATAAACCGCTATCGGACTGTTTTGGCGGCGAACCGGAAGGGGTTCAATCGATGCATTTTTTTGAAGGGTCCGAGCATCCGTTGCATCAAGATCAGTACTATCTACCGGATTGTATGTCAGCATGGATTGCGATGGTTCGTGTCGATGAAGACAACGGACCGCTGATAGTCCAGCCCGGTTCACACAGAGGCAGGTTGATTACAAAGAGCGATGTGCCTATGACATTGCAACCGGGAGAGACGTACGAGCTGCAGCAGCATAATCGTTATTTTCCCGCGGTCAAACAAGTCTTTCGCGAAAATGGTAAAGACGCAGTCGAGGTCATGGTAAATCCGGGAGATGTGGTTCTGTTTGACGGGAAACTGATTCATGGTGGTGCGAAAGTTTTAAAACCCGGCACGCGTAGGCACGCATTGGCATGCCACTATATCCCTTATGCCTCGGAAAACTGGGAACGGGATTGGCCTCGCATTTCATTTGACGGCAGTCGGCGGATTCATTATCAGTAA